The proteins below are encoded in one region of Ostrea edulis chromosome 3, xbOstEdul1.1, whole genome shotgun sequence:
- the LOC130053290 gene encoding complement C1q-like protein 4 → MDSHADKTKGNGNMTLSRTRSLDPTNRKYETHRKGRLLTSQSPSVSDVTTIAFYAYMSNTLPSAEATVHHVLIFDVVKTNVGNAYNPFSGIFIAPETGVYVFSWGFLNGEGSHHSVQLMVNADEMGVVHSHTVGIRNYAQSTGVVTCLVNKVDDVFLRLNDANGPIVSNIHGKTFFTGWKLN, encoded by the exons ATGGATAGCCACGCCGACAAGACTAAAGGAAACGGGAATATGACTCTTAGTAGGACACGGAGTTTGGACCCCACAAACCGGAAATACGAAACCCATCGTAAAG GTCGGTTGCTCACTTCACAAAGTCCTTCAGTTAGTGACGTCACGACGATTGCGTTTTATGCCTATATGTCTAATACACTCCCATCAGCTGAAGCTACTGTACACCACGTGCTTATATTCGATGTGGTAAAAACAAACGTCGGTAATGCCTACAATCCATTTTCGGGAATATTTATCGCTCCTGAGACAGGGGTTTACGTGTTttcatggggatttttaaatgGTGAAGGATCTCATCATTCCGTACAGCTGATGGTGAATGCCGATGAGATGGGAGTGGTTCATAGCCACACTGTCGGGATTCGTAACTATGCACAGTCTACTGGAGTGGTGACATGCCTAGTTAACAAAGTAGACGACGTGTTTCTGAGATTAAACGATGCTAACGGACCAATTGTTAGTAACATACATGGTAAAACATTCTTTACTGGATGGAAactaaattga